A stretch of candidate division WOR-3 bacterium DNA encodes these proteins:
- a CDS encoding four helix bundle protein, whose protein sequence is MKSREGGQAAEGSSGRKLQRFEDLLVWKRAHELTLSVYRMTARFPRDEQFGLVSQMRRAAVSVPANIAEGFKKRSHPDKVKFYNISQGSLEELRYYLILCRDLGCAGEVDSAQANLDEVGRMLHGLIVSIGRRP, encoded by the coding sequence ATGAAGAGTCGTGAAGGGGGTCAGGCGGCAGAGGGGTCCAGTGGGCGGAAGCTGCAGAGGTTTGAGGATCTCTTGGTCTGGAAGAGGGCGCACGAACTCACGCTCTCGGTGTATCGGATGACTGCGCGCTTTCCCCGTGATGAGCAGTTCGGACTCGTGTCGCAGATGCGGCGGGCGGCAGTATCGGTGCCAGCGAACATCGCCGAGGGCTTCAAGAAGCGGAGTCATCCGGACAAGGTGAAGTTCTACAACATCTCACAGGGGTCCTTGGAGGAACTGCGCTATTACCTGATTCTCTGTCGCGACCTTGGCTGTGCGGGCGAGGTGGATTCGGCGCAGGCCAACCTCGATGAAGTGGGCAGAATGCTGCACGGACTGATTGTCTCCATCGGCCGTCGCCCGTGA